A genome region from candidate division KSB1 bacterium includes the following:
- a CDS encoding GWxTD domain-containing protein, which translates to MKFLVFLICLLFVSVLRGQTVLERTRENSMFFYDIVNSKPPQNPDKSRLTLLLEVVYDDLQFLKSEKGYTASYEVSVAIKKNGNQVTGDLWQETVNVDTYELTNSRRNVSLTNAAFEVEPDKYDVEVYVQDEQRKEQYKAQAEVKLQDFPTDRISAGGLTFTRHVNRNPRGGVESIVPEVTTRQKGLGRNTQVYFEIYNPNRLDSVQIDYEIKGEHTDMEIKSGFPFFLSGEKDVITFPLTTDTLKHDAYMLTIRVKNEEKSFKLEKPFYIRWQGLPSNAQDLETAIQQARYAAKGDEWKKLKKAKGDEQLEAFQEFWADKDPTPGNDYNETMYNFYARVEAANRHFGVMKRDGWRTDRGMVFIILGPPDNIVSNNYPANSRPYQVWQYYSINRQFEFYDRTGFGNYEMLYPVSIHELQRYAGNQ; encoded by the coding sequence ATGAAATTTTTAGTGTTTTTAATATGTCTGTTATTTGTTTCTGTCCTCCGGGGACAGACGGTACTGGAACGCACCCGGGAAAACAGCATGTTTTTTTATGATATCGTCAACAGCAAGCCTCCACAGAATCCGGATAAATCGCGGCTGACTCTGCTGCTGGAAGTGGTATACGATGATTTACAATTTCTAAAGTCGGAAAAAGGCTATACCGCCAGTTATGAAGTGAGCGTCGCCATTAAGAAAAACGGCAATCAGGTGACCGGTGATCTTTGGCAGGAGACCGTGAATGTGGATACCTACGAGCTGACCAACAGCCGCCGAAATGTGTCTTTGACCAATGCCGCTTTTGAAGTTGAACCGGACAAATACGACGTGGAGGTTTACGTACAGGATGAACAGCGCAAAGAACAATACAAGGCTCAGGCTGAGGTCAAATTGCAGGATTTTCCAACGGATCGAATTTCAGCAGGCGGTCTGACATTTACCCGGCATGTCAACCGCAATCCCCGGGGAGGTGTGGAAAGTATCGTACCGGAGGTGACCACCCGGCAAAAAGGTCTGGGGCGCAATACACAGGTTTATTTTGAAATTTACAATCCGAACCGGCTGGATTCCGTGCAGATCGATTATGAGATTAAAGGCGAGCACACGGATATGGAAATAAAGTCAGGATTTCCTTTTTTCCTGTCAGGCGAAAAAGATGTCATTACGTTTCCGCTGACCACTGATACGCTCAAACACGACGCGTACATGCTGACCATCCGTGTGAAAAATGAGGAAAAAAGTTTCAAGCTGGAAAAACCGTTTTATATCCGCTGGCAGGGACTGCCCAGTAACGCACAGGATTTAGAGACAGCTATTCAACAGGCCCGCTACGCCGCAAAGGGTGACGAGTGGAAAAAGCTGAAAAAGGCCAAAGGCGATGAACAGTTGGAAGCGTTTCAGGAGTTTTGGGCTGATAAAGATCCCACCCCCGGTAATGATTACAACGAAACTATGTATAATTTTTACGCAAGGGTGGAAGCGGCCAACCGGCATTTCGGTGTGATGAAACGCGACGGTTGGCGCACTGACCGCGGTATGGTTTTTATCATCCTGGGACCTCCGGATAATATCGTTTCCAATAACTATCCCGCCAATTCCCGGCCCTATCAGGTGTGGCAATATTATTCCATCAACCGCCAGTTTGAATTTTACGACCGGACCGGATTCGGCAATTACGAGATGCTTTATCCGGTTTCCATACATGAGTTGCAGCGCTATGCCGGAAATCAGTGA
- a CDS encoding radical SAM protein, producing the protein MSILCPDIDLPIQHISDPILKRMGRFVTRRDITDLILKLRQRIPDLALRTSVITGFPGETEDQFNELLEFIRQTEFERLGVFTYSHEEGTRAFRWMDSVPEEVKRERQSEIMQLQSDISLAKNEQLVGRTVKILADSFVSPDIVSARTVWDAPEIDNSVLLGNDAVPGMFYRIKITSADVYDLKGEYV; encoded by the coding sequence GTGAGCATATTGTGCCCTGATATTGATCTTCCCATCCAGCATATATCTGATCCGATCCTCAAGCGTATGGGACGTTTTGTGACCCGGCGTGATATTACAGACCTGATTCTGAAATTAAGACAACGTATCCCTGATCTGGCATTGCGCACTTCGGTGATCACCGGTTTTCCGGGTGAAACCGAAGACCAGTTCAATGAACTGTTGGAATTTATCCGGCAAACAGAGTTTGAACGCCTTGGTGTTTTTACCTACTCTCATGAAGAAGGCACCCGGGCCTTTCGATGGATGGATTCTGTGCCGGAAGAGGTCAAGCGCGAACGTCAGTCCGAAATTATGCAGCTGCAGTCCGATATTTCACTGGCAAAAAATGAACAACTTGTCGGCAGGACCGTTAAAATATTGGCAGATTCATTTGTTTCCCCGGATATTGTATCAGCGCGAACCGTTTGGGATGCGCCTGAAATTGATAACAGCGTTCTGCTCGGTAACGATGCAGTCCCCGGAATGTTTTATCGAATTAAAATTACCTCAGCTGATGTTTATGATTTAAAAGGAGAGTATGTTTAA
- a CDS encoding radical SAM protein: MKKLACINLGCPKNQVDLEIILGGLKPHVQITQDITHADVVLVNTCAFIEPAKQESIDEILNIVTLQGNRSRRVVVSGCLPQRYKSELVRELPEVDAFYFSINPYQTLRELKTDLAFGDADFMRHYLTPSHYAYLQLSNGCNNRCSYCAIPLIKGDLVSREPQAVYREAGEMINRNVKELILVAQDITSYGADLSADVSLSDILQTLNVMDGVHWIRLLYTHPAHWTDRLIDVLADSEHIVP; this comes from the coding sequence GTGAAAAAACTGGCTTGTATAAATCTGGGATGTCCCAAAAACCAGGTTGACCTTGAAATTATTTTAGGTGGATTAAAGCCGCATGTCCAGATTACACAGGATATCACTCATGCGGATGTGGTGCTCGTCAACACCTGTGCCTTTATCGAACCGGCCAAGCAAGAGTCTATTGATGAAATCCTGAATATCGTTACATTGCAGGGAAACCGCAGCCGTCGCGTTGTGGTCAGCGGGTGTCTGCCGCAGCGTTATAAATCTGAACTCGTCAGAGAACTGCCCGAGGTCGACGCATTTTATTTTTCTATCAATCCCTATCAAACCTTGCGGGAATTAAAGACCGATCTGGCTTTTGGCGACGCGGATTTTATGCGCCACTATTTGACGCCTTCGCATTATGCGTATCTGCAGCTTTCAAACGGTTGCAATAATCGCTGTTCCTATTGCGCTATTCCTCTGATCAAGGGAGACCTTGTAAGCCGGGAACCGCAAGCCGTTTACCGGGAAGCGGGTGAGATGATCAACCGCAATGTCAAGGAACTCATCCTGGTGGCCCAGGATATCACCAGCTATGGCGCGGATCTGAGTGCGGACGTCAGTCTGAGCGATATTCTGCAGACCCTGAATGTCATGGACGGTGTTCACTGGATCCGCCTCTTGTACACCCATCCGGCCCATTGGACCGATCGTTTGATCGATGTGCTCGCTGACAGTGAGCATATTGTGCCCTGA
- a CDS encoding LD-carboxypeptidase produces the protein MKPAALHPGDLIGILSPAGSLSPGKLEMLQDGVRYIERCGYRVKTGKFIRSQYGYLAGTDKQRAADLNRMLLDPEVKAVFCSRGGYGSTRLLNQLEWNRIAAFPKIIMGYSDITALQLAFYQRLGWITFSGPLVAVELSRPAPLTGQSLWAVLTGDDPGILESGEAPADWPDFYGSAEGPLLGGCLSVISAMIGTAYCPDFDGAVLLLEDVGENLYKIDRYLSQLRNAGILDRLAGVVLGEFVDLMPDDHDPPLTLADLMQHYLSSLSIPVITGFPYGHIHEKYTLPLGCRVRIDADMNTVQFLEKGVT, from the coding sequence ATGAAACCGGCTGCATTGCATCCCGGCGACTTGATCGGCATTCTCTCTCCGGCCGGAAGTCTGAGTCCCGGTAAACTGGAGATGCTGCAAGACGGGGTCCGCTATATTGAGCGATGCGGATACCGTGTAAAAACAGGAAAATTTATTCGCTCCCAATACGGCTATCTGGCCGGTACGGATAAACAACGAGCCGCAGATTTAAACCGCATGCTCCTGGACCCGGAGGTTAAAGCTGTGTTTTGCAGCCGCGGCGGATACGGCAGCACACGCCTGCTGAACCAGCTCGAATGGAATCGTATTGCAGCGTTTCCCAAAATTATAATGGGATACAGCGATATTACCGCGTTGCAGCTGGCCTTTTATCAGCGTCTCGGATGGATTACCTTTTCCGGTCCGCTGGTGGCTGTAGAATTGAGCCGTCCTGCTCCGCTGACCGGCCAATCCTTGTGGGCTGTGTTGACCGGTGATGATCCCGGGATATTAGAGTCAGGTGAGGCGCCTGCCGACTGGCCGGATTTTTACGGGTCGGCAGAAGGTCCTCTGTTGGGCGGCTGTCTGTCCGTGATCTCGGCGATGATCGGTACAGCCTATTGTCCCGATTTTGACGGCGCTGTTCTTCTCCTCGAAGATGTGGGAGAAAATCTTTATAAAATTGACCGCTACCTGTCGCAGTTGCGGAATGCCGGTATCCTCGACCGCCTTGCCGGAGTTGTACTGGGTGAGTTTGTTGATCTGATGCCGGATGATCACGATCCGCCTCTCACACTGGCGGATCTGATGCAGCATTATTTGTCATCATTGTCGATTCCGGTGATAACAGGATTTCCCTACGGTCATATTCATGAAAAGTACACTCTGCCCCTCGGGTGCCGGGTGCGTATCGATGCAGATATGAATACTGTGCAGTTTTTGGAGAAAGGCGTGACATGA